Proteins found in one Rhodobacteraceae bacterium D3-12 genomic segment:
- a CDS encoding aspartate aminotransferase family protein: MNHVFPRHSKSQPLVIAGGNGVYLFDRSGKSYLDGSGGAAVSCLGHGDAHVTQAIKDQLDKIAFAHTGFFTSAPAESLADKLISLAPGSLDRVYFVSGGSEAMEAALKLARQYFIEKGAPERQHIIARRQSYHGNTLGALATGGNAWRRAPFSPLLIDVAHVAPCYAYRGQGPDESEAQYLDRLIDEIETEITRLGPETVMGFVAEPVVGATLGAVPPVAGYFKRARELCDRHGILLILDEVMCGMGRTGTLFACEQDGIAPDICAVAKGLGAGYQPIGAMLCTAAIYDTIANGSGFFQHGHTYVGHPTACAGALAVLERLIDYKVLGRVTPAGNALHSALTERFADHPNVGDIRGRGLFQGLELVSDRDSKTPFDPNRQLAATIKRAAFEAGLICYPMGGTVDGKSGDHVLLAPPFIITQDQIGELVDKLATAIEVALG; the protein is encoded by the coding sequence ATGAATCACGTATTTCCCCGGCACTCGAAATCGCAACCCCTTGTTATTGCAGGGGGAAACGGTGTTTATCTTTTTGACCGGTCGGGAAAATCCTATCTCGACGGGTCGGGCGGCGCGGCGGTCTCCTGTCTTGGCCATGGCGACGCGCATGTGACTCAGGCGATCAAGGACCAACTCGACAAAATCGCCTTCGCCCATACCGGATTCTTCACCTCCGCCCCGGCCGAATCCCTCGCCGACAAGCTGATCTCGCTCGCGCCCGGCAGCCTTGACCGCGTTTATTTCGTCTCCGGCGGATCCGAGGCGATGGAAGCGGCCCTCAAACTTGCGCGGCAATATTTCATCGAAAAGGGCGCGCCCGAACGTCAGCACATCATCGCCCGCCGTCAGAGCTATCACGGCAACACGCTCGGCGCTCTGGCCACCGGCGGCAATGCTTGGCGCCGTGCGCCCTTCTCGCCATTGCTGATCGACGTTGCCCATGTCGCGCCCTGCTATGCCTATCGCGGCCAAGGCCCGGACGAAAGCGAAGCTCAATACCTCGACCGCCTCATCGACGAGATCGAGACCGAGATCACCCGCCTTGGCCCCGAAACGGTGATGGGCTTTGTCGCGGAACCCGTTGTCGGCGCAACCTTGGGCGCGGTGCCGCCGGTTGCGGGCTATTTCAAACGGGCGCGCGAGCTTTGTGACCGGCACGGTATCCTGCTCATCCTTGATGAGGTCATGTGCGGCATGGGCCGCACCGGCACGCTGTTTGCCTGCGAGCAAGACGGCATCGCCCCCGACATCTGTGCCGTGGCCAAGGGGCTGGGCGCGGGCTATCAGCCGATCGGCGCGATGCTCTGCACCGCTGCGATCTATGACACCATCGCCAACGGCTCGGGCTTTTTCCAGCACGGGCATACCTATGTGGGCCACCCCACCGCCTGCGCCGGTGCCTTGGCGGTGCTCGAGCGGCTCATCGACTACAAAGTGCTTGGCCGCGTCACCCCCGCCGGCAATGCCTTGCACAGCGCCCTGACCGAGCGTTTCGCCGATCATCCCAATGTCGGCGACATCCGCGGGCGCGGCTTGTTTCAAGGGCTTGAGCTGGTTTCGGACCGGGATAGCAAAACCCCGTTTGATCCCAACCGCCAACTCGCGGCCACGATCAAACGCGCGGCGTTTGAGGCCGGGCTGATCTGTTATCCGATGGGCGGCACCGTCGATGGCAAAAGCGGCGATCACGTTCTGCTCGCTCCGCCCTTCATCATCACCCAAGACCAGATCGGCGAACTGGTCGACAAGCTCGCCACCGCGATCGAAGTGGCTTTGGGCTGA
- a CDS encoding TetR family transcriptional regulator gives MFSERGFDGASIRDIARVAGVQGALVSHHGGSKEALFEAVVARRAEVLAKARQDALAAAKAQGRVELRDILAAFVEPLSDRVAREGAAWLAYGRLIAHVSADPRWRGIAERYFDPTAQIFLDALAEALPDASRAELSTRLVFMVSSMLSIFTSAWRMEGLAPGLGAVDPVAALLAFSEAGFRAHSGHAR, from the coding sequence TTGTTTTCCGAGCGTGGCTTTGACGGGGCGTCGATCCGCGACATCGCGCGGGTGGCCGGGGTACAGGGCGCATTGGTGAGCCATCACGGCGGCAGCAAGGAGGCGTTGTTCGAGGCGGTGGTGGCGCGGCGGGCGGAGGTGTTGGCCAAGGCGCGGCAGGATGCGCTGGCGGCGGCCAAGGCGCAGGGGCGGGTCGAGTTGCGTGATATTCTGGCGGCCTTTGTTGAGCCGTTGAGCGACAGGGTGGCTCGTGAAGGCGCGGCGTGGCTGGCCTATGGCCGGTTGATCGCGCATGTATCGGCCGATCCGCGTTGGCGCGGGATTGCCGAGCGGTATTTTGACCCCACGGCGCAGATTTTCCTAGACGCGCTGGCCGAGGCTTTGCCCGACGCGTCGCGGGCGGAGTTGAGCACGCGGCTGGTGTTTATGGTGTCGTCGATGCTGTCGATCTTTACCTCGGCTTGGCGGATGGAGGGGCTTGCGCCGGGGCTGGGGGCCGTTGATCCGGTTGCGGCGCTATTGGCGTTTTCCGAAGCAGGGTTTCGCGCGCATTCAGGACACGCGCGATAG
- a CDS encoding TRAP transporter permease, with product MTDQTQQPERSADDMVAEADTGARNPSNWQGGLIIWTCIIWSLFQLYIASKVPGILAQSTGVSMFANIVAQSRYVHLAFAIMLATLAFPLFKTSPRDRIPAYDWVLLILGVSSCLYLVVFRFEIADRPGLWNTTDVTMSAIGMLVLLVAVYRSLGLPLVIIASCFVLFAFFGGYSEWARNITNYGGASLSKALGHYWMQTEGVFGVALGVSTTMIFLFVLFGALLDRAGGGNWFIKVAIALLGALRGGPAKASVLSSMMTGMISGSSIANTVTTGTFTIPLMKRIGFPAEKAGAVEVASSTNGQLTPPVMGAAAFLMVEYVNIPYIDVVKHAFLPAVISYIALLYIVHLESLKMGLEGLKKEGRKIGVLMIMILFLSGFIFLGLCTFAMVGLRALLDPFMSESVYGAVALVAVIYVVLVWVSAKYPDIEVDDPNAPVPAAPRLTPTLIGGAYFSLPIFILVWNLMVRTESLERLSPALSAFWATVFMIIIALTHRPLKAFFRGGNVGGEGSAGWQDFVAGLILGARNMIGIGVATGAAGIIVGTISLTGAHQVIGQVIEILSGGNLIILLLLVAVLSLILGMGLPTTANYIVVSSLMAPVIVSVGAQSGLIVPLIAVHMFVFYFGILADDTPPVGLAAYAAAAISRGDPIKTGVQGFAYDIRTALLPFLFIFNTDLLLIDVGFGKAVLVFFISLIAMLLFAAATQGYFIAKSRKWESAVLLFIAFMLFRPDFFLDQVSDKYAIGEGPAAMALMDSAKEGQDIRLTVQGPDFDNGKVRPTTLLVPAVPGDAQAALAAQQLTLVAEGDKLLMEEPFGGPHGGLSTEYDFYGDTPVTVVKAEVENERMPKEWFFIPALLLLMGMVMIQRPRATQPAF from the coding sequence ATGACAGACCAAACGCAGCAGCCCGAGCGCAGCGCAGACGACATGGTGGCCGAGGCCGATACCGGCGCGCGCAACCCGAGCAACTGGCAAGGCGGATTGATAATCTGGACTTGCATCATCTGGTCACTGTTCCAGCTTTATATCGCGTCAAAGGTGCCGGGTATTCTGGCCCAGTCGACCGGCGTTTCGATGTTTGCCAATATCGTTGCCCAGTCGCGCTATGTTCACCTTGCCTTTGCGATCATGCTGGCGACGCTGGCGTTTCCCTTGTTCAAGACCTCTCCGAGAGATCGCATTCCGGCTTATGACTGGGTGCTGTTGATCCTTGGGGTCAGCTCTTGTCTTTACCTTGTTGTATTCCGCTTTGAGATCGCGGACCGCCCCGGCCTTTGGAACACGACGGATGTGACCATGTCGGCGATCGGGATGCTGGTTCTGCTGGTCGCGGTTTACCGCTCGCTTGGATTGCCGCTGGTGATCATTGCGAGCTGTTTCGTGCTGTTTGCCTTTTTCGGTGGCTATTCGGAATGGGCGCGCAACATTACCAATTATGGCGGTGCATCGCTTTCCAAGGCGCTGGGCCATTACTGGATGCAGACCGAAGGCGTGTTTGGTGTCGCGCTTGGCGTGTCGACGACGATGATCTTCCTGTTCGTTCTGTTCGGGGCGTTGCTTGACCGCGCGGGCGGGGGCAACTGGTTTATCAAGGTCGCTATTGCGTTGCTCGGAGCGTTGCGCGGCGGGCCGGCCAAAGCGTCGGTCCTGTCGTCGATGATGACCGGGATGATTTCCGGCTCGTCCATCGCCAACACGGTTACGACCGGCACGTTCACCATTCCGCTGATGAAGCGGATCGGCTTTCCGGCGGAAAAGGCGGGTGCCGTCGAGGTGGCGAGTTCCACCAACGGGCAATTGACGCCGCCGGTCATGGGGGCTGCGGCCTTCCTGATGGTTGAATATGTCAACATCCCTTATATCGACGTGGTGAAGCACGCCTTTCTTCCGGCGGTGATTTCCTACATCGCGTTGCTTTATATTGTTCACCTTGAGAGCCTGAAGATGGGGCTGGAAGGGTTGAAGAAAGAGGGCCGCAAGATCGGCGTTCTGATGATTATGATCCTGTTCCTGTCGGGGTTCATCTTCCTTGGCCTTTGCACCTTTGCGATGGTCGGGCTGCGGGCGCTGCTTGATCCGTTCATGAGCGAGAGCGTTTATGGCGCGGTTGCATTGGTGGCGGTGATCTATGTCGTGCTGGTCTGGGTGTCGGCGAAATACCCGGATATCGAGGTGGACGATCCGAACGCGCCGGTGCCTGCGGCGCCGCGCCTGACGCCGACGCTGATTGGCGGGGCCTATTTCTCGCTGCCGATCTTTATTCTGGTGTGGAACCTGATGGTGCGCACCGAGAGCCTTGAGCGTTTGTCGCCGGCGTTGTCGGCGTTCTGGGCCACTGTGTTCATGATCATCATCGCGCTGACGCATCGCCCGCTGAAGGCGTTTTTCCGCGGCGGCAACGTGGGCGGCGAAGGGTCGGCCGGGTGGCAGGATTTTGTAGCCGGTTTGATCCTTGGGGCGCGCAATATGATCGGGATCGGCGTGGCCACGGGTGCGGCGGGGATCATCGTTGGAACGATCTCGCTTACCGGGGCGCATCAGGTGATCGGGCAGGTGATCGAGATCCTGTCAGGCGGGAACCTGATTATCCTGTTGCTGCTGGTCGCGGTTTTGTCGCTGATCCTTGGGATGGGCCTGCCGACGACAGCGAATTACATCGTTGTATCGTCGTTGATGGCGCCGGTGATTGTATCGGTTGGCGCGCAATCGGGGCTGATCGTGCCGTTGATCGCGGTGCATATGTTCGTGTTCTATTTCGGCATTCTGGCGGATGATACGCCGCCTGTGGGCCTTGCCGCCTATGCGGCGGCGGCGATCTCGCGGGGGGATCCGATCAAGACCGGCGTGCAGGGCTTTGCCTATGACATCCGCACGGCGCTGCTGCCGTTCCTGTTCATCTTCAACACCGATCTGTTGTTGATCGACGTCGGCTTTGGCAAGGCGGTGCTGGTGTTCTTCATATCCCTTATCGCGATGCTGTTATTTGCCGCCGCAACGCAGGGCTATTTCATAGCCAAGTCGCGCAAGTGGGAAAGCGCGGTGCTGCTGTTTATCGCCTTCATGTTGTTCAGGCCCGATTTCTTCCTGGACCAGGTGAGCGATAAATACGCGATTGGCGAAGGTCCGGCGGCGATGGCGTTGATGGACAGCGCCAAGGAAGGTCAGGACATTCGCCTGACTGTGCAGGGACCGGATTTCGACAATGGCAAGGTGCGGCCTACCACTCTGTTGGTGCCGGCGGTGCCGGGGGATGCGCAGGCCGCATTGGCCGCGCAGCAGCTGACGCTTGTGGCCGAGGGGGACAAGCTGTTGATGGAGGAACCGTTCGGCGGGCCCCATGGCGGTTTGAGCACCGAGTATGACTTTTACGGTGACACTCCGGTGACGGTGGTCAAGGCCGAGGTCGAAAACGAGCGGATGCCCAAGGAGTGGTTCTTTATCCCGGCGCTTTTGTTGCTGATGGGTATGGTGATGATCCAACGGCCGCGTGCCACGCAACCTGCCTTCTGA
- a CDS encoding universal stress protein has product MFKTLLLAIDVADSHGATRASEAAVNMARSEGALLHVVNVVPDSGMSIVGSMLGPNHSDKVSKQAKTALETWAKEAIPRDVDAKLHVAHGSIYDQIIRAGDKYEVDAIFIGAVRPGLQDYLIGPNAARVARHAKQSVFVIR; this is encoded by the coding sequence ATGTTCAAAACGCTATTGCTTGCAATCGATGTGGCCGATTCCCATGGTGCGACGCGTGCCTCTGAGGCGGCGGTCAACATGGCCCGAAGCGAAGGGGCGCTGTTGCATGTGGTCAATGTGGTGCCCGACAGCGGCATGTCGATAGTTGGCTCCATGTTGGGGCCGAACCATTCCGACAAGGTCAGCAAACAGGCCAAAACCGCGCTTGAGACTTGGGCCAAAGAGGCCATTCCGCGCGATGTTGATGCCAAGCTGCATGTCGCCCACGGGTCGATCTATGATCAGATCATCCGGGCGGGCGACAAATACGAGGTCGATGCGATCTTTATCGGCGCGGTACGGCCGGGGCTTCAGGATTACCTGATCGGGCCGAATGCCGCGCGTGTGGCGCGCCATGCCAAGCAGTCGGTGTTTGTAATCCGCTAG
- a CDS encoding NAD(P)-binding domain-containing protein — translation MTARESAAQPAPDDTTFALIGAGPMGLAMAKVLKEQGIPFQGFELNSDVGGLWDIDAPRSAMYDTAHLISSKTMTEFTDFPMRDEVAEYPSHHEMRRYFRDFAAHYGLYDHYHFNAEVLSCTPLGGSGDGWTVTWRDGDGREHSATYAGVLIANGTLSEPNIPSFKGDFTGEMIHSAQYRSPRQFADKRVLIVGAGNSGCDIAVDAIHHGKSCDISMRRGYYFVPKYVFGKPADTMGGAIKLPMWLKRRVDGAILKWFVGDPQKYGFPKPDYALYESHPIVNSLILFHAGHGDLSVRPDIDRIDGKTVHFTDGTTGEYDMILTATGYLLHYPFIDKDLLNWQGAAPHLYLNALHPERDDLFVLGMVEASGLGWQGRHEQAEMVAHYIKGIANGTAEALNLRAEKGRGYDRATGGMQYLDLPRMAYYVDKATYRKSVNGWIKALSGGAS, via the coding sequence ATGACGGCACGAGAGAGCGCAGCGCAACCTGCGCCCGACGACACCACATTCGCGCTGATCGGCGCGGGGCCGATGGGCCTCGCCATGGCCAAGGTGCTCAAGGAACAGGGCATCCCGTTTCAGGGGTTTGAGCTCAACTCAGATGTCGGCGGCCTCTGGGACATCGACGCGCCGCGCTCGGCCATGTATGACACGGCGCATCTGATCTCATCCAAAACGATGACGGAATTCACCGATTTTCCGATGCGCGACGAGGTGGCCGAATACCCCTCGCACCACGAAATGCGCCGCTATTTCCGTGATTTCGCCGCCCATTACGGCCTCTATGACCACTACCACTTCAATGCCGAAGTGCTGTCCTGCACGCCCCTCGGGGGCTCCGGTGACGGCTGGACCGTGACATGGCGCGACGGCGACGGGCGCGAGCATAGCGCCACTTACGCGGGCGTGCTGATCGCCAATGGCACCCTGTCCGAGCCCAACATCCCCAGCTTCAAGGGCGACTTCACGGGCGAGATGATCCACTCCGCCCAATACCGCTCCCCGCGACAGTTCGCGGACAAACGCGTGTTGATCGTCGGGGCGGGCAACTCCGGCTGTGACATCGCGGTGGATGCGATCCATCACGGCAAAAGCTGCGATATTTCAATGCGGCGCGGCTATTATTTTGTGCCGAAATACGTCTTTGGCAAACCCGCCGACACGATGGGCGGCGCGATCAAACTGCCCATGTGGCTCAAACGACGGGTTGATGGCGCGATCTTGAAATGGTTCGTCGGCGATCCCCAGAAATACGGCTTCCCCAAGCCGGATTACGCGCTCTACGAAAGCCACCCGATCGTCAATTCGCTGATCCTGTTTCACGCCGGGCACGGCGACCTCTCTGTGCGGCCAGACATTGACCGGATCGACGGGAAAACCGTGCATTTCACCGATGGCACCACGGGTGAATACGACATGATCCTCACCGCCACGGGCTATCTGTTGCACTACCCCTTCATCGACAAGGACCTGCTCAACTGGCAAGGCGCCGCGCCGCATCTCTATCTCAACGCCCTCCACCCCGAGCGTGACGACCTCTTCGTGCTGGGCATGGTCGAAGCCTCCGGCCTCGGTTGGCAGGGCCGCCATGAACAGGCCGAGATGGTCGCGCATTACATAAAAGGCATCGCCAACGGGACAGCCGAGGCGCTGAACCTGCGCGCCGAAAAGGGGCGCGGCTATGATCGCGCCACCGGAGGTATGCAGTATCTCGACCTGCCGCGCATGGCCTACTACGTTGACAAGGCCACCTATCGCAAATCGGTCAACGGGTGGATCAAGGCCTTGTCAGGGGGGGCATCATGA
- a CDS encoding NnrS family protein, which yields MAKSSAEQIRAWQGPALFSFGFRPFFFFGAVWVVLAMALWLPMLTGALSLPTRFDPISWHAHEFLFGYLGAVLAGFLLTAVPNWTGRLPMVGWRLAALFGLWVAGRAALMVSALLPVGLGAAIDLGFPIVLGAMILREIVAGKNWRNLIVLALLTVFTLANGLFHRDALLGAFAAQGIGMRLGLATALMMIAVIGGRIIPSFTRNWLARRDTTVRPAPPMQRFDKLVLVASLLALAFWVARPDGPLTGAALLGFGALHLARLTRWQGHHTLSEPLVWVLHVAYGFIPLGAFALGLEQLTGLFGIAAAQHLWMAGAIGAMTLAVMTRATLGHTGQTLSADKVTVLIYLSLFGSVLARLAMGQWPDLAQLSGALWIAAFAGFALGYGRALLCPKPDKTR from the coding sequence ATGGCAAAGTCATCCGCAGAGCAAATTCGCGCTTGGCAAGGCCCGGCACTGTTCAGCTTCGGCTTCCGGCCTTTCTTTTTCTTTGGCGCCGTCTGGGTGGTGCTGGCCATGGCGCTGTGGCTACCGATGCTTACCGGTGCGCTGTCGCTGCCAACGCGATTCGACCCGATCTCGTGGCACGCGCATGAGTTTCTGTTCGGCTATCTTGGTGCTGTGCTGGCCGGGTTCTTGCTCACCGCCGTGCCCAATTGGACCGGGCGTTTGCCGATGGTGGGCTGGCGGCTGGCCGCTCTCTTTGGGCTTTGGGTGGCGGGACGAGCGGCGCTGATGGTCTCGGCGCTGCTGCCCGTGGGGCTGGGCGCGGCAATCGACCTTGGCTTTCCCATCGTGCTCGGCGCGATGATCCTGCGAGAGATCGTGGCCGGCAAGAACTGGCGCAACCTGATCGTGCTGGCGCTCTTGACCGTGTTCACGCTGGCCAATGGGCTGTTTCACCGCGATGCGCTGCTGGGGGCGTTCGCCGCCCAAGGCATCGGAATGCGCCTTGGACTGGCCACCGCTCTGATGATGATCGCGGTGATCGGTGGGCGCATCATCCCGTCATTCACCCGCAACTGGCTCGCCCGGAGGGACACAACCGTGCGCCCCGCCCCGCCCATGCAACGCTTTGACAAGCTGGTGCTGGTGGCAAGCCTGCTGGCGCTCGCGTTCTGGGTCGCCCGCCCCGACGGCCCGCTCACCGGCGCGGCGCTGTTGGGGTTCGGCGCGCTGCACCTTGCGCGGCTGACCCGCTGGCAAGGGCATCACACGCTGAGCGAACCGCTCGTCTGGGTGTTGCATGTTGCCTATGGCTTTATCCCGCTCGGGGCCTTCGCGCTTGGGCTGGAGCAACTCACCGGATTGTTTGGCATTGCCGCGGCGCAACACCTCTGGATGGCGGGCGCGATCGGCGCGATGACGCTGGCGGTGATGACACGCGCAACGCTTGGCCACACCGGACAGACGCTCAGCGCCGACAAGGTTACTGTGCTGATCTATCTGAGCCTCTTTGGATCGGTGCTGGCGCGGCTCGCCATGGGCCAATGGCCCGACCTTGCACAGCTCTCCGGGGCGCTCTGGATAGCCGCCTTTGCCGGTTTCGCCCTTGGCTATGGCCGCGCGCTTCTCTGCCCGAAACCGGACAAGACGCGCTGA
- a CDS encoding VWA domain-containing protein yields MHLLDLMEPEETVGNLWHDMASGIGANVSFPEAGVTLASVRPSLAVLFRSLGGNAGVEIGEAPATLARHRRALRRKLGADRDREWVARFDGERLALPPFIAAFPDMALNRAAYFWLTALAARIDLSPFDFNVDGPALDCAQIRANAAAADAAYAACPGLRASYAQMAQACADARPDLLRPAQEAAMEAAIRDQLCGGSAVLSSGPAPRGYMPVAPVPIWLQFAPPGTGTAANEDHADPAAPPPSAAHTNRKMGKRKDQDQHNRKDSFIIHRFESILSWVESLNINRSVDDDDDENAQKAADDHDEITLSKQDRKAATRLRLHLDLSPADADHEALAGEHTYGEWNHRSRSYMPDHCRVLDAPAQPGDAPFVPDERRMREVRRQFEALRPRRILQPRQVDGSELDLDALLTTRADLAATGRGSDRIWQSARQSERDLSVAFLIDTSRSTEAAIGDTSVIEVAREAMAALAGGIDAAGDRLAIWGFSSLRRDRVFLTRCKGFSDPMSPAITANIGALHPGHYTRLGAAIRHVSAQLAEEPSARKLLIVLTDGKPNDLDHYEGQHGIEDSHMAVREARNAGQSLFGVIIDEDGQDWFARIFGRGGFALLPNPERLTKALPDIYRTLTEES; encoded by the coding sequence ATGCACCTCCTTGATCTCATGGAACCCGAAGAAACGGTCGGCAACCTCTGGCATGATATGGCCAGCGGGATCGGAGCGAATGTGTCTTTTCCCGAGGCGGGCGTCACGCTTGCCTCGGTCCGGCCCAGCCTTGCGGTGTTGTTCCGCTCGCTGGGCGGGAACGCGGGCGTGGAGATCGGAGAGGCACCCGCAACCCTCGCCCGCCACCGCCGCGCGCTGCGCCGCAAACTGGGGGCGGACCGCGATCGCGAATGGGTGGCGCGGTTTGATGGCGAACGCCTTGCGCTGCCGCCGTTTATAGCCGCTTTCCCCGACATGGCGCTGAACCGTGCCGCCTATTTCTGGCTGACGGCGCTGGCCGCGCGGATTGACCTCTCGCCGTTTGATTTCAACGTCGATGGCCCCGCGCTCGACTGTGCGCAAATCCGCGCCAATGCCGCCGCCGCCGATGCCGCCTATGCCGCCTGCCCCGGTCTGCGGGCAAGCTATGCGCAAATGGCGCAAGCCTGTGCCGACGCCCGCCCCGACCTCCTGCGCCCCGCCCAAGAAGCGGCGATGGAAGCCGCCATCCGCGATCAACTCTGCGGCGGCTCTGCGGTGCTGAGCAGCGGTCCGGCGCCGCGCGGGTACATGCCCGTCGCCCCTGTGCCGATCTGGCTGCAATTCGCGCCCCCCGGCACCGGAACTGCGGCCAATGAGGATCACGCCGACCCCGCCGCGCCGCCCCCCTCTGCCGCCCATACCAACCGCAAAATGGGCAAGCGCAAGGATCAGGATCAGCACAACCGCAAGGACAGCTTCATCATCCACCGCTTTGAATCGATCCTGTCTTGGGTTGAATCGCTCAACATCAATCGAAGCGTCGATGATGATGACGATGAAAACGCCCAGAAGGCGGCGGACGATCATGACGAGATCACCCTCTCGAAACAGGACCGCAAAGCGGCAACGCGCCTGCGCCTGCATCTTGACCTGTCGCCCGCCGATGCCGATCACGAGGCGCTGGCAGGCGAACACACCTACGGCGAATGGAACCACCGCTCGCGCAGTTACATGCCCGATCATTGCCGCGTTCTCGACGCGCCTGCCCAACCGGGTGATGCGCCTTTTGTGCCCGATGAACGGCGCATGCGCGAAGTGCGCCGCCAGTTCGAGGCGCTGCGCCCCCGCCGCATCCTGCAACCGCGTCAGGTTGACGGCTCCGAGCTTGATCTCGACGCGCTGTTGACCACGCGCGCCGATCTGGCCGCAACCGGGCGCGGCAGCGACCGCATCTGGCAATCCGCACGCCAGAGCGAACGTGACCTCTCGGTGGCTTTCCTGATCGACACCTCCCGCTCGACCGAAGCGGCGATTGGCGACACTTCGGTGATCGAGGTCGCCCGCGAAGCCATGGCCGCCCTCGCCGGGGGCATCGACGCCGCCGGTGACCGGCTTGCGATCTGGGGGTTTTCCTCGCTCCGGCGTGACCGGGTATTCCTGACCCGATGCAAAGGGTTCTCTGACCCGATGTCACCCGCGATCACCGCCAATATCGGCGCTTTGCATCCCGGCCATTACACCCGCCTCGGGGCTGCCATCCGCCACGTCAGCGCCCAGCTTGCCGAGGAGCCAAGCGCGCGCAAGCTGTTGATCGTGCTGACCGATGGCAAGCCCAATGACCTTGACCACTACGAAGGCCAGCACGGCATCGAAGACAGCCACATGGCCGTCCGCGAGGCCCGCAACGCCGGGCAAAGTCTGTTCGGCGTCATCATCGATGAGGACGGACAGGACTGGTTCGCGCGCATCTTCGGGCGCGGCGGCTTTGCCCTTCTACCCAACCCCGAGCGCCTGACCAAAGCGCTGCCCGACATTTATCGCACCCTGACCGAGGAGAGCTGA
- a CDS encoding protein NnrT: MRIIPAFFAAFCTTFFTTLLATPALAEAYKRPIPQAQSATAEFWYALACVALIVAMVVVHRLVSRR, encoded by the coding sequence ATGCGTATCATCCCCGCCTTTTTCGCCGCCTTTTGCACCACCTTTTTCACCACCCTGCTCGCCACCCCCGCGCTGGCCGAAGCCTACAAGAGGCCCATCCCACAGGCACAATCCGCCACCGCCGAATTCTGGTATGCACTGGCCTGCGTCGCCTTGATCGTCGCGATGGTTGTCGTGCATCGGCTGGTCTCGCGCCGATGA
- a CDS encoding NnrT protein codes for MTGPNSRQGWSTRKIALALYPFGAGAAAVNVFFASLILSWVGGPVATTAWALGLGCLIGAPATWYFARHIRHLMDISDAGAEQGGA; via the coding sequence ATGACAGGCCCCAATTCGCGCCAAGGCTGGTCAACGCGCAAAATCGCGCTGGCGCTTTACCCGTTCGGCGCGGGGGCGGCGGCGGTCAATGTGTTTTTCGCCTCGCTGATCCTAAGCTGGGTCGGCGGGCCTGTCGCCACAACGGCTTGGGCGCTTGGCCTCGGTTGCCTGATCGGCGCACCGGCCACATGGTATTTCGCCCGTCACATCCGCCACCTGATGGACATTTCGGATGCGGGCGCAGAACAAGGAGGCGCCTGA
- a CDS encoding TAXI family TRAP transporter solute-binding subunit — protein MKNLAFGLVAAFGISAGAASAQEFISIGTGGVTGVYYPTGGAICRLVNKSRKEHGIRCAVESTGGSVYNINTIKAKELEFGVAQSDWQHHAYNGTSKFEGDAAFPGIRAVFSVHAEPFTLLVRGDSGITKFEELKGKRVNVGNPGSGQRATMEVVMNAFGITMDDLGLATEYKGSEMAKQICDGNIDAMIYTIGHPAAAIKEATTTCDVKLISVTGEAIDKLVADNPYYRVATIPGGMYAGNDQDTTTFGVGATFVSSVDVSDEVVYVVAKAVMENIEDFRQLHPAFANLDPNQMVSAGLSAPLHPGAEKAYKELGLIK, from the coding sequence ATGAAAAACCTCGCATTCGGCCTTGTCGCCGCATTCGGAATTTCCGCAGGAGCGGCCTCGGCGCAGGAGTTTATCTCTATTGGCACCGGCGGCGTGACCGGCGTGTATTACCCCACAGGCGGCGCGATCTGCCGTCTGGTGAACAAGTCGCGCAAAGAGCATGGCATCCGCTGTGCGGTCGAATCGACCGGCGGCTCGGTCTACAACATCAACACGATCAAGGCCAAAGAGCTTGAGTTCGGCGTGGCGCAATCCGATTGGCAGCACCATGCCTATAACGGCACCTCGAAGTTTGAAGGCGATGCAGCCTTTCCCGGCATTCGCGCCGTGTTTTCGGTACATGCCGAGCCGTTCACCCTTTTGGTGCGCGGTGACAGCGGAATCACCAAGTTTGAAGAGCTGAAAGGCAAGCGTGTCAACGTCGGCAACCCCGGTTCCGGTCAACGCGCGACGATGGAAGTCGTGATGAACGCCTTTGGCATCACCATGGACGATCTTGGCCTTGCGACCGAATACAAAGGGTCGGAAATGGCCAAGCAGATCTGTGACGGCAACATTGACGCGATGATCTATACCATCGGTCACCCGGCTGCCGCGATCAAGGAAGCGACCACCACATGTGACGTGAAACTGATCAGCGTGACCGGTGAAGCGATTGACAAGCTGGTGGCGGACAACCCGTACTATCGCGTCGCGACCATTCCGGGCGGCATGTATGCGGGCAACGATCAGGACACCACCACCTTTGGTGTTGGCGCGACCTTTGTCAGCTCGGTCGATGTGTCGGATGAGGTCGTCTATGTGGTGGCCAAAGCCGTGATGGAAAACATCGAAGATTTCCGTCAGCTGCACCCTGCGTTTGCCAATCTTGACCCGAACCAGATGGTGTCGGCGGGTTTGAGCGCGCCGCTGCATCCGGGTGCCGAGAAGGCCTATAAAGAACTGGGTCTGATCAAGTGA